A section of the Kribbella sp. HUAS MG21 genome encodes:
- the coaBC gene encoding bifunctional phosphopantothenoylcysteine decarboxylase/phosphopantothenate--cysteine ligase CoaBC: protein MSATGDQIPGAEQVPGADVVPRHKPNVVLGVGGGIAAYKVCDLLRRLTESGHSVRVVPTAAALEFVGAATWAALSGQPVTADPFDDVQEVPHVRIGKAAELVVVAPATANLIAKAAHGLADDLLTNTLLTARCPILFAAAMHTEMWEHPATQANVATLRSRGITVLDPAVGRLTGTDTGRGRLPEPSEIFAISQLMLADEAARAAGQSVADLTGKHVLISAGGTREHLDPVRYLGNSSSGKQGYALARIAAARGAKVTLVAANSELPDPAGVQVVPVTSTRDLYDEITGRAADADAIVMAAAPADFRPADVAEHKIKKTADGSVPAVNLVQNPDILQTISHDRARSGQVIVGFAAETGDAEHTVLELGRAKLERKGCDLLVVNDVSGGKVFGSDVNEAVVLDRDGNALPVPSGSKDALAGVIWNLVATHWA, encoded by the coding sequence ATGTCCGCAACCGGTGACCAGATCCCCGGAGCCGAGCAGGTCCCGGGGGCCGACGTCGTGCCCCGCCACAAGCCGAACGTCGTGCTCGGTGTCGGCGGCGGCATCGCGGCGTACAAGGTCTGCGACCTGCTGCGCCGGCTGACCGAGTCCGGGCACAGCGTGCGGGTCGTGCCGACGGCGGCCGCGCTGGAGTTCGTCGGCGCGGCGACCTGGGCGGCGCTGTCCGGGCAGCCGGTGACCGCGGACCCGTTCGACGACGTGCAGGAGGTGCCGCACGTCCGGATCGGCAAGGCCGCCGAGCTCGTCGTCGTGGCCCCCGCGACCGCGAACCTGATTGCCAAGGCCGCCCACGGGCTCGCCGACGACCTGCTCACGAACACGCTGCTCACCGCGCGCTGCCCGATCCTGTTCGCGGCCGCGATGCACACCGAGATGTGGGAGCACCCGGCCACCCAGGCGAACGTCGCGACCCTGCGCTCCCGGGGGATCACGGTCCTCGACCCGGCCGTCGGGCGCCTGACCGGCACCGACACCGGCCGCGGCCGGCTCCCGGAGCCGTCGGAGATCTTCGCGATCAGCCAGCTGATGCTCGCCGACGAGGCGGCCCGCGCGGCCGGCCAGTCGGTCGCCGACCTGACCGGCAAGCACGTGCTGATCAGCGCCGGCGGCACCCGCGAACACCTCGACCCCGTGCGGTACCTGGGCAACTCCTCGTCCGGCAAGCAAGGCTACGCGCTGGCCCGGATCGCGGCCGCCCGCGGCGCGAAGGTGACGCTCGTCGCCGCCAACTCCGAGCTCCCGGACCCAGCCGGCGTCCAGGTCGTCCCGGTGACCAGCACCCGCGACCTGTACGACGAGATCACCGGCCGCGCGGCCGACGCCGACGCGATCGTGATGGCGGCGGCGCCCGCCGACTTCCGCCCGGCCGATGTCGCCGAGCACAAGATCAAGAAGACCGCCGACGGCTCGGTGCCCGCGGTCAACCTCGTGCAGAACCCGGACATCCTGCAGACGATCTCGCACGACCGTGCCCGCTCCGGTCAGGTGATCGTCGGGTTCGCCGCCGAGACCGGCGACGCCGAGCACACCGTGCTCGAGCTCGGCCGCGCCAAGCTCGAGCGCAAGGGCTGCGACCTCCTCGTCGTCAACGACGTCTCCGGCGGCAAGGTCTTCGGCAGCGACGTCAACGAGGCCGTCGTCCTGGACCGCGACGGCAACGCGCTCCCGGTCCCGTCCGGCAGCAAGGACGCCCTCGCCGGCGTCATCTGGAACCTCGTCGCCACCCACTGGGCATGA
- a CDS encoding LysR family transcriptional regulator has translation MDIRQLRCLVEIVDSGTFTDAAIELGISQAAVSRNLLALERELGVRLLHRTSRSLTPTSAGVRVLARARHILAEIDELVSEATSGHTRLRVGHAWSAFGSHTREFQRRWAAEHPGIELQLIRSNTTTGGLAEGQCDLAVVRSHLDLRRFAHVLLTREPRYCALPADDPLTRKRAVTLDQLRDRTLVIDRRTGSTTIDLWPEDARPAIEYTQDVDDWLAAIASGRCVGMTAQATTTQYRREGVTYRPVRDVPPIDVHLIWPREDPHPATEAAVDLLTTLYSSNASN, from the coding sequence ATGGATATCCGGCAGCTGCGGTGCCTCGTGGAGATCGTGGACTCCGGGACGTTCACCGACGCCGCGATCGAGCTCGGGATCTCCCAGGCCGCGGTGTCGCGCAACCTGCTGGCACTGGAGCGCGAGCTCGGTGTCCGCCTGCTGCACCGGACCAGCCGGTCGCTCACGCCCACGAGCGCCGGTGTCCGGGTGCTCGCGCGGGCGCGGCACATCCTCGCCGAGATCGACGAGCTGGTCAGTGAGGCGACGAGCGGACACACCCGGCTGCGCGTCGGGCACGCGTGGTCGGCGTTCGGGAGTCACACCCGCGAGTTCCAGCGCCGCTGGGCCGCCGAGCACCCCGGGATCGAGCTGCAACTGATCCGCAGCAACACGACGACCGGTGGACTCGCGGAAGGGCAGTGCGACCTCGCGGTTGTCCGCAGCCACCTCGACCTCCGGCGCTTCGCCCACGTCCTGCTGACCCGGGAGCCGCGGTACTGCGCCCTGCCCGCCGACGACCCGCTGACGCGTAAACGGGCCGTCACGCTCGACCAGCTCCGCGACCGCACGCTCGTCATCGACCGCCGCACCGGAAGCACGACGATCGACCTGTGGCCCGAGGACGCCCGGCCGGCCATCGAGTACACCCAGGACGTCGACGACTGGCTGGCTGCGATCGCCTCCGGCCGCTGCGTCGGCATGACAGCCCAGGCCACCACAACGCAGTACCGCCGCGAGGGTGTCACCTATCGCCCGGTCCGCGACGTCCCGCCCATCGACGTACACCTGATCTGGCCGCGTGAAGACCCGCACCCAGCCACCGAGGCCGCCGTCGACCTGCTCACCACCCTCTACTCGAGCAACGCCAGCAACTGA
- a CDS encoding DUF4037 domain-containing protein, which translates to MTSGLELCRRFYDEVVRHVVDVPHSAALLGRGSEVLGYDDEMSTDHNGEARVVLFVRPGVVVRPEVPERFEGRPTLVEVHTVREFFQSRLGFDPEAALTVGDWLTFPEQHLLMMTAGAVFHDELGVQDVRDRLAYYPDDVWRYLMIAAWWRVHPEVNLAGRAGYVGDELGSAVIGAQLVQDLMRLGFLLERQYAPYSKWFGTAFSRLSSGPALTPLLQDVLRASSWQQREEALMAAYRAVGELHNRLGITAPVELGVERMWGRPFRVVWGDFPGALSATIRDPGVRRIAERWPVGGIEQVRDVLHRVRDRRQLLALLE; encoded by the coding sequence GTGACTTCGGGCCTGGAGTTGTGCAGGCGGTTCTACGACGAGGTGGTGCGGCACGTCGTCGACGTGCCGCACAGTGCGGCCCTGCTGGGGCGGGGGTCGGAGGTGCTCGGGTACGACGACGAGATGTCAACCGACCACAACGGCGAGGCGCGGGTCGTGCTGTTCGTGCGGCCGGGTGTCGTGGTGAGGCCGGAGGTGCCGGAGCGCTTCGAGGGGCGGCCGACGCTGGTCGAGGTGCACACGGTCCGGGAGTTCTTCCAGTCGCGGCTCGGCTTCGATCCGGAGGCGGCGCTGACGGTCGGGGACTGGCTGACCTTCCCGGAGCAGCACCTGCTGATGATGACGGCGGGCGCCGTCTTCCACGACGAGCTCGGGGTGCAGGACGTGCGCGACCGGCTGGCGTACTACCCGGACGACGTCTGGCGGTACCTGATGATCGCGGCGTGGTGGCGCGTGCATCCGGAAGTGAATCTTGCGGGCCGGGCCGGGTACGTCGGCGACGAGCTCGGGTCGGCGGTGATCGGCGCGCAGTTGGTGCAGGACCTGATGCGGCTGGGCTTCCTGCTGGAGCGGCAGTACGCGCCGTACTCGAAGTGGTTCGGTACGGCGTTCAGCCGGCTCTCGTCCGGCCCGGCGCTGACACCGCTGCTGCAGGACGTACTGCGTGCGTCGAGCTGGCAGCAGCGGGAGGAGGCGCTGATGGCGGCGTACCGGGCGGTGGGGGAGCTGCATAACCGGCTGGGGATCACGGCCCCGGTGGAGCTCGGGGTCGAGCGGATGTGGGGCCGGCCGTTTCGGGTCGTCTGGGGTGACTTCCCAGGCGCGCTCTCCGCGACGATCCGGGATCCCGGCGTACGGCGGATCGCCGAGCGCTGGCCGGTGGGCGGGATCGAGCAGGTGCGCGACGTGCTGCACCGCGTCCGCGACCGGCGTCAGTTGCTGGCGTTGCTCGAGTAG
- a CDS encoding EamA family transporter, giving the protein MRRDRLVGVVMMLGSGLSTQVGASVAALAFPVIGPAGVVAIRQWVAAIVLLAVGRPRLRSITARQWRPVIGLAAVFAVMNLSLYTAIDRIGLGLAVTLEFLGPLAVALLGSRRVLDLVCALVAAPAVVLLARPQASTDYLGIGLGLLAATCWAFYILLNRVVGKELPGATGSAAAAGLSGLAYVPIGIVVLLHHPVTLAAAAYALVAGVLSSAVPFLVDLLTLRRVPAQFFGVFMSVNPVLAALVGLVVLHQRLALVDWLAILVIVSANAVAITFGGSRTVVPEVDSKADAADHSPVPVGRCDVLHGAPDAVVTPAFGKVSPDGEPRSSRVTQ; this is encoded by the coding sequence GTGAGGCGAGATCGGTTGGTCGGTGTGGTGATGATGCTCGGCAGCGGGCTGTCGACGCAGGTCGGCGCGTCGGTGGCGGCGCTGGCGTTCCCGGTGATCGGGCCGGCGGGCGTGGTGGCGATCCGGCAGTGGGTCGCCGCGATCGTGCTGCTCGCGGTCGGCCGCCCGCGGCTGCGGTCGATCACGGCGCGGCAGTGGCGCCCGGTGATCGGGCTGGCGGCGGTCTTCGCGGTGATGAACCTGTCCCTGTACACGGCCATCGACCGGATCGGTCTCGGGCTGGCCGTCACGCTGGAGTTCCTCGGACCGCTGGCTGTCGCGCTGCTCGGCTCGCGGCGGGTGCTCGACCTGGTGTGCGCGCTGGTCGCCGCGCCGGCCGTCGTACTGCTCGCCCGGCCGCAGGCGTCGACGGACTACCTCGGGATCGGCCTCGGGCTGCTGGCGGCGACGTGCTGGGCGTTCTACATACTGCTCAACCGCGTGGTCGGGAAAGAGTTGCCGGGCGCAACCGGTTCGGCCGCCGCGGCCGGCCTGTCCGGGCTCGCCTACGTTCCGATCGGCATCGTGGTCCTGCTGCACCACCCCGTCACGCTCGCCGCCGCGGCGTACGCGCTGGTGGCCGGCGTGCTGTCGTCCGCCGTACCGTTCCTCGTCGACCTGTTGACGTTGCGGCGGGTGCCGGCGCAGTTCTTCGGGGTGTTCATGAGCGTGAACCCGGTACTCGCGGCGCTCGTCGGGCTCGTGGTGCTGCACCAGCGGCTCGCGTTGGTGGACTGGCTGGCGATCCTCGTGATCGTTTCCGCGAACGCGGTCGCGATCACCTTCGGCGGCAGCAGGACCGTCGTACCTGAAGTGGACTCGAAGGCCGACGCGGCAGATCACAGCCCGGTTCCAGTCGGCCGGTGCGACGTTCTTCACGGCGCGCCGGACGCCGTGGTGACCCCGGCGTTCGGAAAGGTATCGCCGGACGGGGAGCCACGGTCTTCCCGCGTGACACAGTGA
- the gmk gene encoding guanylate kinase, with amino-acid sequence MTTHAGHSSNEPAAAPDPARLTVLAGPTAVGKGTVAADIRERFPDIWISVSATTRKPRPNEVHGVHYLFVSDAEFDRMIADGELLEWAVVHKAARYGTPKQPVLDQLAAGRPALLEIDLQGARQVRETMPEAQFVFLAPPSWDELVRRLLYRGTETPEERERRLETATVELAAEKEFDVTIVNASVREAADQLVKLIRSPSISGKS; translated from the coding sequence ATGACCACGCACGCAGGACACAGTTCGAACGAGCCGGCGGCGGCTCCCGACCCGGCGCGGCTGACCGTGCTGGCAGGGCCGACCGCGGTGGGGAAGGGGACGGTCGCGGCGGACATCCGCGAGCGGTTCCCGGACATCTGGATCTCGGTCTCGGCGACCACCCGCAAGCCCCGGCCGAACGAGGTGCACGGCGTGCACTACCTGTTCGTCTCGGACGCGGAGTTCGACCGGATGATCGCCGACGGCGAGCTGCTCGAGTGGGCCGTGGTCCACAAGGCGGCCCGCTACGGAACGCCGAAGCAGCCGGTGCTCGACCAGCTCGCGGCCGGCCGCCCGGCGCTGCTGGAGATCGACCTGCAGGGCGCCCGCCAGGTCCGCGAGACGATGCCGGAGGCGCAGTTCGTCTTCCTGGCGCCGCCGAGCTGGGACGAGCTGGTCCGTCGGCTGCTGTACCGCGGGACCGAGACGCCCGAGGAGCGCGAGCGCCGCCTGGAGACCGCGACCGTCGAGCTCGCCGCCGAGAAGGAGTTCGACGTGACGATCGTCAACGCCTCGGTTCGGGAGGCCGCCGATCAGTTGGTAAAGTTGATCCGATCACCCTCCATCTCTGGAAAGAGCTGA
- a CDS encoding prealbumin-like fold domain-containing protein, producing MNRSGAKGTSRRVGTRRRLTSGLTILVLAALGLAASTGSASATVSTDASFEFADGNLVHNTLMDWNDFSPTTWTGTAPFRTSGKTVAGWAFTGLEDAQATTSDTAFAGGVKQDNDCATLSPAKAPNKDDLKRVYVTSNTVGGDVFLGLAWVRIPQNTTSPSAHIGFEFNKGSTPCPAPSTLVRRTAGDMLIVYDFEGGAADTPTITLRRWVTSGSCEVGSASPPCWGPSTNLTALGFAEAKVNTTGAVSDTIGPSSPASESLGTNEFGEAGINLTDAGVFSPNVCEAFGKTYAVSRSSGNSATAQMKDLVGPGNINITNCGNVIIRKVTVPSPDPTDTTFGYTTTGGLSAGFGLKNGQNQSFSNVLTGSYSVTETDPAPTFAFTSLDCSASNVSHGTTINTSGRTVSFDLKPLDTVDCTYTNTLQQGALRILKTSTKTGNPLVSTAGAAFSVTGSTNFTVRDNNTGSPAGTKSDASATIGEICVPGLLPGSYTVNETTPPPGYGGATQTNLTAVVVVGTNCTANEPAAADTAVFTNAPLADIQVNVRDGGSGETSADSITCTAGTTTSTTPPSGWDSSITNTGIPIDPSPRTITCTIVIDP from the coding sequence ATGAATCGCTCGGGTGCCAAGGGCACCTCACGACGTGTCGGCACACGTCGTCGCTTGACCAGCGGTCTCACGATCCTCGTGCTCGCCGCGCTCGGCCTGGCGGCGAGCACCGGCTCGGCGTCGGCGACTGTCTCGACCGACGCGAGCTTCGAGTTCGCCGACGGGAACCTGGTCCACAACACGTTGATGGACTGGAACGACTTCTCGCCGACGACGTGGACCGGTACCGCGCCGTTCCGGACGTCCGGCAAGACCGTGGCCGGCTGGGCCTTCACCGGCCTGGAGGACGCCCAGGCGACCACCTCCGACACCGCCTTCGCGGGCGGCGTCAAACAGGACAACGACTGCGCGACGCTGTCGCCGGCGAAGGCGCCGAACAAGGACGACCTCAAACGGGTCTACGTGACCAGCAACACCGTCGGCGGCGATGTGTTCCTCGGCCTGGCCTGGGTACGCATTCCGCAGAACACGACGTCGCCGTCGGCGCACATCGGCTTCGAGTTCAACAAGGGCTCGACCCCGTGTCCGGCGCCGTCCACGCTGGTCCGGCGGACGGCCGGCGACATGCTGATCGTCTACGACTTCGAGGGTGGCGCGGCGGACACGCCGACGATCACCCTGCGGCGCTGGGTGACCAGCGGATCCTGTGAGGTCGGCAGTGCCAGCCCGCCGTGCTGGGGTCCGTCGACCAACCTGACCGCGCTCGGGTTCGCCGAGGCCAAGGTGAACACGACCGGTGCGGTGTCCGACACCATCGGCCCGTCGTCACCGGCGTCCGAGTCGCTCGGCACCAACGAGTTCGGCGAGGCCGGGATCAACCTGACCGACGCCGGCGTGTTCTCGCCGAACGTCTGCGAGGCCTTCGGCAAGACGTACGCGGTGAGCCGGTCGTCCGGCAACTCCGCGACCGCCCAGATGAAGGACCTGGTCGGCCCGGGGAACATCAACATCACCAACTGCGGCAACGTGATCATCCGCAAGGTGACCGTGCCGAGCCCGGACCCGACGGACACGACGTTCGGCTACACGACGACCGGTGGACTGAGCGCCGGCTTCGGGCTGAAGAACGGCCAGAACCAGTCGTTCAGCAACGTCCTGACCGGCAGTTACAGCGTGACCGAGACCGATCCCGCCCCGACGTTCGCGTTCACGAGCCTCGACTGTTCCGCCTCGAACGTCAGCCACGGTACGACGATCAACACCTCCGGCCGCACCGTGAGCTTCGACCTGAAACCGCTCGACACCGTGGACTGCACGTACACCAACACGTTGCAGCAGGGTGCGCTGCGGATCCTCAAGACGAGCACGAAGACCGGCAACCCGCTCGTCTCCACCGCCGGTGCCGCGTTCTCGGTCACGGGATCGACGAACTTCACCGTGCGCGACAACAACACCGGATCGCCGGCCGGCACGAAGTCCGACGCCTCCGCGACGATCGGTGAGATCTGTGTACCGGGGCTGCTGCCCGGCTCCTACACGGTGAACGAGACGACACCGCCGCCGGGCTACGGCGGTGCCACGCAGACGAACCTGACCGCCGTCGTTGTCGTCGGGACCAACTGCACCGCCAACGAGCCGGCGGCCGCCGACACGGCAGTCTTCACCAACGCCCCACTGGCGGACATCCAGGTCAACGTCCGCGACGGCGGCTCCGGTGAGACCTCGGCCGACTCGATCACCTGCACGGCGGGTACGACGACGAGCACCACGCCGCCGTCCGGCTGGGACTCCTCGATCACCAACACCGGAATCCCGATCGACCCGTCGCCGCGAACCATCACCTGCACGATCGTCATCGATCCCTGA
- the rpoZ gene encoding DNA-directed RNA polymerase subunit omega, which translates to MSGNQPVAIGITSPPIDDLLTHTDSKYKLVLYSAKRARQINAYYSQLGEGLLEYVGPLVETHVQEKPLSIAMREINDGVLTCTDIDPEAEAEAAAAAEKSE; encoded by the coding sequence TTGTCTGGCAACCAGCCCGTCGCCATCGGCATCACGTCCCCGCCGATCGACGACCTGCTCACCCACACCGACTCCAAGTACAAGCTGGTGCTGTACTCGGCCAAGCGGGCGCGGCAGATCAACGCCTACTACTCGCAGCTCGGCGAGGGCCTGCTGGAGTACGTCGGACCGCTCGTCGAGACGCATGTCCAGGAGAAGCCGCTGTCGATCGCGATGCGCGAGATCAACGACGGCGTGCTGACCTGCACCGACATCGACCCCGAGGCCGAGGCGGAAGCCGCCGCGGCCGCGGAGAAGTCCGAGTAA
- a CDS encoding winged helix DNA-binding domain-containing protein, whose protein sequence is MEISWEAVVARRMRRHQLTESAGRPVDAVRAMCGAHAQIAAAGETSVALRVDGATRETVQRDEGIVKTFGPRGTVHLLPLEDLPMWTGALSALQGSSQQPEPIRMSADEIDQVVIAIGEALAHDDLTVDELTEEVVRRTGEWAREPTIPAFQGAWARWRQAIPVAANAGVLCHGPLRGRLTTYSNPHRLRPFDPMPAEKALTELLHSYLYSYGPATPQHFARWLKSTPTVVKPYFDDLPRVTLAGQTVWYAPGDDEFPDERAEGVRLLPYFDAYGVGSFPRELLFPGKAFARATARGQAGNYPLLLVDGVVSGVWHQKKSGRTVHVTVEALRPLNRRRRRLLDAEVDRLAAILGGTASLTLGDVTVGPHA, encoded by the coding sequence ATGGAGATCAGCTGGGAAGCAGTGGTTGCCCGGCGGATGCGGCGGCATCAGCTGACCGAATCCGCCGGGCGACCGGTCGACGCCGTGCGGGCGATGTGCGGCGCGCATGCGCAGATCGCGGCGGCGGGGGAGACGTCCGTGGCGTTGCGGGTGGATGGTGCGACCCGGGAGACCGTTCAGCGCGACGAGGGGATCGTGAAGACGTTCGGGCCGCGCGGGACCGTGCACCTGCTGCCGCTCGAGGACCTGCCGATGTGGACCGGTGCGCTGTCGGCGTTGCAGGGGTCGAGTCAGCAGCCGGAGCCGATCCGGATGAGCGCGGACGAGATCGACCAGGTGGTGATCGCGATCGGCGAGGCGCTGGCGCACGACGACCTCACCGTCGACGAGCTGACGGAGGAGGTCGTACGGCGTACCGGTGAATGGGCGCGGGAGCCGACCATCCCCGCGTTCCAGGGCGCGTGGGCGCGCTGGCGGCAGGCGATCCCGGTCGCGGCGAACGCGGGCGTCCTCTGCCACGGACCGCTCCGCGGTCGCCTGACGACGTACTCGAACCCGCATCGGCTGCGGCCCTTCGACCCGATGCCGGCGGAGAAGGCGCTCACCGAGCTCCTGCACAGCTACCTCTACTCCTACGGCCCCGCAACGCCACAGCACTTCGCCCGCTGGCTCAAGTCCACGCCGACCGTGGTCAAGCCGTACTTCGACGACCTGCCGCGGGTGACGCTCGCGGGTCAGACCGTCTGGTACGCGCCCGGCGACGACGAGTTCCCGGACGAGCGGGCCGAAGGCGTCCGGCTGCTGCCGTACTTCGACGCGTACGGCGTCGGCAGCTTTCCGCGCGAACTGCTCTTCCCCGGCAAGGCCTTCGCCCGCGCGACCGCCCGCGGCCAGGCCGGTAACTACCCGCTGCTGCTCGTCGACGGCGTTGTCTCGGGCGTGTGGCACCAGAAGAAGTCCGGCCGCACCGTGCACGTCACGGTCGAGGCGCTGAGGCCGCTGAACCGGCGCCGCCGGCGGCTGCTGGACGCCGAGGTGGACCGGTTGGCTGCCATCCTCGGTGGTACGGCGTCGCTCACACTCGGCGACGTGACGGTCGGCCCGCACGCCTGA
- the pyrF gene encoding orotidine-5'-phosphate decarboxylase, with translation MSNNKPFGARLRAAMDSRGPLCVGIDPHAHLLDAWGLPDTAEGLASFTYGVVDALADRVAVFKPQSAFFERFGSAGVAVLEQATIRLREAGALVIIDAKRGDIGTTMAGYASAYLAEKGPLACDALTVSPYLGFGSLQPAIDEARAAGAGLFVLALTSNPEGPQFQSARTADGPTVAGAVLDGLRALNADADGLGSFGAVVGATISPTDENLDINGPLLAPGLGAQGGTAESLTKVFGAAVRNVVPSSSREILGAGPDATALQDAAARTNDAYRAVLGY, from the coding sequence TGTGTGTCGGCATCGACCCGCACGCGCACCTGCTGGACGCCTGGGGCCTGCCGGACACCGCGGAGGGCCTGGCGTCGTTCACGTACGGCGTCGTCGACGCGCTCGCGGACCGGGTCGCGGTGTTCAAGCCGCAGTCCGCGTTCTTCGAGCGCTTCGGCTCGGCCGGGGTCGCCGTACTCGAGCAGGCCACGATCCGGCTGCGTGAGGCCGGTGCCCTGGTGATCATCGACGCGAAGCGCGGTGACATCGGTACGACGATGGCCGGCTACGCGTCGGCGTACCTGGCGGAGAAGGGGCCGCTGGCGTGCGACGCGCTGACGGTCAGCCCGTACCTCGGCTTCGGCTCCCTGCAGCCCGCGATCGACGAGGCCCGCGCGGCCGGGGCGGGCCTGTTCGTGCTCGCGCTGACCTCCAACCCGGAGGGTCCGCAGTTCCAGTCCGCCCGCACCGCGGACGGCCCGACCGTGGCCGGCGCCGTCCTGGACGGCCTCCGCGCGCTGAACGCCGACGCCGACGGCCTGGGCTCCTTCGGCGCAGTCGTTGGCGCCACCATCAGCCCCACCGACGAGAACCTGGACATCAACGGCCCGCTCCTGGCCCCCGGCCTGGGCGCCCAGGGCGGCACCGCCGAGAGCCTCACCAAGGTGTTCGGCGCCGCCGTCCGCAACGTCGTCCCCTCCAGCTCCCGCGAGATCCTCGGCGCGGGCCCGGACGCGACCGCCCTCCAGGACGCCGCCGCCCGCACCAACGACGCCTACCGGGCGGTCCTGGGGTACTGA
- a CDS encoding GNAT family N-acetyltransferase, whose product MTDLTVEPAQAADVPGMLALAGEVEHWFGPMVEEPGFHRALDEHIADQRALIAYDAIAGRTQPLGAVLFGGESPRYAVHWLVVSERARGRGVGRRLMTDVVARLTDGRGLAAGEVVEVVTFGEDHPGAVASGARVFYERLGFTPAEPAPNGPEGGSRQVFRYQR is encoded by the coding sequence ATGACCGACCTGACCGTCGAGCCGGCGCAGGCGGCCGACGTACCAGGCATGCTCGCGCTCGCCGGTGAGGTCGAGCACTGGTTCGGCCCGATGGTCGAGGAGCCCGGTTTCCACCGCGCGCTCGACGAGCACATCGCCGACCAGCGGGCGTTGATCGCGTACGACGCAATCGCCGGGCGGACGCAGCCGCTGGGAGCTGTGCTCTTCGGCGGCGAGTCGCCGCGGTACGCCGTGCACTGGCTGGTGGTCTCCGAGCGCGCCCGCGGCCGCGGCGTCGGTCGGAGGCTGATGACGGACGTGGTCGCACGTTTGACCGATGGTCGCGGCCTGGCGGCGGGCGAGGTCGTGGAGGTCGTGACGTTCGGCGAGGACCATCCGGGCGCGGTTGCCAGTGGCGCCCGGGTCTTCTACGAGCGACTGGGTTTCACACCCGCCGAACCGGCGCCGAACGGCCCGGAAGGCGGCTCCCGGCAGGTGTTCCGCTACCAGCGGTGA
- the mihF gene encoding integration host factor, actinobacterial type gives MPLPTLTPEQRAAALDKAAAARRERAEIKNRIRHSGASPTEVLHEGQTNDVIGKMRVSQLLQCIPGVGKVRAQQIMERAGISETRRVRGLGSNQIAALEREFAE, from the coding sequence GTGCCACTTCCTACTTTGACCCCGGAGCAGCGAGCGGCGGCTCTGGACAAGGCCGCGGCCGCGCGGCGTGAACGAGCCGAGATCAAGAACCGGATCCGGCACTCCGGAGCGTCGCCGACGGAGGTGCTCCACGAGGGGCAGACCAACGACGTGATCGGCAAGATGCGGGTCAGCCAGCTGCTGCAGTGCATCCCGGGGGTCGGCAAGGTCCGCGCCCAGCAGATCATGGAGCGGGCCGGCATCTCGGAGACCCGCCGCGTCCGCGGCCTGGGCTCCAACCAGATCGCCGCCCTCGAGCGCGAATTCGCCGAGTGA